TTGTAGTAAGTAAGTTTATGCGGGTCAATGTTGATTTGATATTGCTTCTGAAATCCACCGAACGAAGCCACTTCAGCAACACCTTTCACCGTTTGCAATCCATATTTTATATACCAATCCTGCAGCGCGCGCAGTTCGCCCAAATCATAGCCGGGCGCATCGAGCGTGTACCAATAAATATGTCCGACACCGGTTCCATCGGGACCGAGCGTGGGAGTTACACCTTCGGGAAGCAATCGCTGCGCGTAATTTAATTTTTCGAGCACGCGTGTGCGTGCCCAGTAAATATCCACATCGTCATCAAAAATCACATACACAAAACTCATTCCGAACATAGAAGTGCCGCGCACATTTTTTATTTTCGGAATGCTCTGCAGATTTGAAACGAGCGGATACGTTACCTGGTCTTCGATTACCTGCGGACTTCTTCCCATCCACTCGGTGAAAACGATAACCTGATTCTCCGACAAATCGGGAATCGCATCCACCGGATTTTTCTGCACCGAATAAATTCCCCAACCAAAAAGTCCTGCACTAACGAGCAGCACAAACCAGCGGTTGCGGAACGAAAATGATATGAGGTACTTAACCATTTTTAATTCTTAGCGCGTTCGTATTGACAACACTTGTGAAGATTTTTATACGCTTCATCAGTTGCTTTTGCATATTGGTTGTCGTAACCAGCGGCAGCAATCTTTTCACCGATTTGTTTAATAGAAATTTTTGTCGTGTCATAAGTCACGGAGATTTCCTTAGTGTCCTTGTTCCAGTTTTTTGAAAGGATGCCGTCCTTTTTTTTCAGCGCCCCTTCAATGGTTTCTTTGCACATATTGCAATTGCCCCATACTTTGAAGGTTTCGGTTTTTTTCTGTGCGAACACTGTGGCACTTAGCACCATTCCCAGAATTGCAGCAATGATTTTTGTTTTCATAGTAATTAAGTTTAGAGTTAATAAATTAATTAAAACAATTTTCCTGCCGAAAGCAGAAAAATAAATTCATCTCTTCAATCGCGAAGCGAAAGAATTCGGAAAAGAAAAATTAAATCAGGAAAGAATGAGAAGCAATCACGATGTCCTCAAATTTTGGAGGAGGAGAGTGATTTGCAAAAGCAATGGATGATGTGAGATGGTTGATGGCTGATGGAAAATCAAAATGTAAAACTACAGGAGCAATATTATTTTTTTCAATGTGGAATTGAGAGGAAGGAGAATAATCATCGGTAATTTTTACATACTTGATTTCATTCTTGCAGCAGCCCTTCGGCATTGTGCCTTTCTTGCAGCAGCAATCTTGCTTCATCAAACTCACCGACTGCAATTTCATTCCGCAGAAATGAGAATTGATGGTCATTCCCATTGCGCTGATGAGAAAAATTGCGGAGAGAAATATGGAAAATATTTTTTTCACGAAATTACTTTCTTAGAACAAAGATACGATTTTTACCAGATTATGCAAATTGAAAGTTCTAAAGATTTTTTCTCCCTTATTATATGTTGTTTGCATAAAAAACAAAAATAGAGTATTACAAAGGATATTTGTAGCCCCACGGGGACTCGAACCTCGATTAGAAGTTTAGGAAACTCCTGTTCTATCCTGTTGAACTATGGGGCCAATTTTTTCAAAAAACTTTTTTATTCCTGACCATAGTCAGAATACAACTATGAATCAGGAAAGAAAAATTATTTTATCCTCGAAACGAAAATATCCTGCAGGAGCCAGCCGGAAAATTTTCTTCCGAATGTAGCGGCATTGGTAAATTCTCCGCCCACATAGCAATTGCCTGCCTGGTCGGTTGAAATGCACATACCTTCATCCTCGTTTTCTCCTCCTCCTTGCATCACCCACATCAAACTTCCCTTTGAATCGTATTTGGCAATGCTGGCATCTTTTTCTCCGGCACTTGTCATTTTAATTGTGCCGAATAACACATCGCCCGAAATGGTGCCGACCACGTATGCGTTTCCGTTAATGTCGGAAGAAACTTTTCTAAATTCATTAAACGCAGTGCCGCTGGTATTTCTTGACCAGGAAAATTTTCCGTTCGGTTCAAACTTTGCGAGAAATCCGTTGCTTCCCGAGACCTGGGTGAGCAGCGTTTCGCCAAATGATTTTGTTCCGCGAAACATTCCGGCAACAAATATGCTTCCGTTTTTTGATACATTAATTCCGTAGCCAATATCATTTCCGGTTCCTCCTGCTTTTTTCGCCCACACCAAAGTGCCGCTCGGATTATATTTCAAAATAAAAACATCATTATCGAAATAACCAGCGCTTGCGATCGTAGTTCCGCTGAAGGTTGCAGTGCCGGTGAAGAAGCCGGTAACGTAACAATTGCCTGCAATATCGGTGCTCACAGCATATGCTTCATCCTGGTAAGAACCGCCACCGGTTTTTATCCACACAAGATTTCCGGCTGCATCGTATTTCGCCACATAAATATCGCTGTATCCCAAACTGGTGATTTTCGAATTGCCAAACATGGCAGTTCCGGTAAAATATCCGCACACATAACTGTTGCCCGACACATCGGTGGCGATTCCGAAACTTGCATCTTCGCTTCGCCCTCCTCCGTTGCGCGCCCATAAAAGATTTCCTATTGCGCTGAATTTGGAAACAAACATGTCGGCATCTCCGGTTTCAGTGATGGAAGTACTTCCGAAAGTTGTGGTAGTTCCCTGTATGAAAAAAAATCCGGTGATGTAACAGTTGCCGGTAATATCCGTGCTGATTGCGGAAGCATAATCATCGTTTTGCCCGCCCACTTGTTTTGCCCAAAGAAGAACTCCATCGGCATCGTATTTCGCTATAAAAATATCCGTTCCACCTGCACTTACCAGGCGCGTGCTGTCAAAGGCAATGGTGCTGTCAAAATATCCGCAGATAAAAATATTTCCGGTCATGTCAGTAGCAATGCCGGTGATTTTATCTATGGCAGGACCGCCTGCGGTTTTTGTCCATTCCCATTCCTGCGAGAAGGAAATAAAAACGAGAGAGAAGAAAAATAAAAACGAGAAAAAAAGTTTTTTCATAAGGTTGCCAAAAGTAACATTTTTCCGCAGAAGAAATTATTTTTTGTTGATGGAAAAATCTGAAAGGAAATGTTTTGCAGTTTCTTTTACGGATTGTGAAACCGGAATAAAATTGATTCCTGAAACTTTTTTTATTTTTTTATTGGAATAAGAAAGATTGATTACAGCATAGCGCGCAATTTCTTTTGTGAGAATATGCAAAGAGCCGGTGAGCATGCTTCTGAGTTTGTCCATTCTCCACACAAATTCAAGAATCAGTTTCCCGGCTTTTCTGTTGGGCAATGGTTTTCCGAGCGATTCATGTACCATGCCGGTAAAATTTCTGAATGACATGTTTTCAGAGGCAATAATGAACCTTTCGTTTTTGATTTCACTTTCCATAAGTGCAATCATCGCTTTTGTTACATCGCGCACATCCACGTAAGCAATTCCTCCGGATGAATACCATGGCAATGCTTTCTGCGCGGCTTTGAAAATTATTCCGCTGCTGCGGTTCCAGTTGCCGGGACCAATCACTATTGCAGGATTTACAATTACCATATTCAATCCTTCCTGCGAAGCGCGCCAAACTTCATTCTCTGAAAAAAATTTGCTCACGGCATAGGCAGAAAATTCCGTTTGCCCGTTCCAGTTTGTTTCTTCCGAAATTTCTTTTCCGTTTTTTTCAATTC
The sequence above is a segment of the Bacteroidota bacterium genome. Coding sequences within it:
- a CDS encoding cation transporter, with translation MKTKIIAAILGMVLSATVFAQKKTETFKVWGNCNMCKETIEGALKKKDGILSKNWNKDTKEISVTYDTTKISIKQIGEKIAAAGYDNQYAKATDEAYKNLHKCCQYERAKN
- a CDS encoding SBBP repeat-containing protein; this translates as MKKLFFSFLFFFSLVFISFSQEWEWTKTAGGPAIDKITGIATDMTGNIFICGYFDSTIAFDSTRLVSAGGTDIFIAKYDADGVLLWAKQVGGQNDDYASAISTDITGNCYITGFFFIQGTTTTFGSTSITETGDADMFVSKFSAIGNLLWARNGGGRSEDASFGIATDVSGNSYVCGYFTGTAMFGNSKITSLGYSDIYVAKYDAAGNLVWIKTGGGSYQDEAYAVSTDIAGNCYVTGFFTGTATFSGTTIASAGYFDNDVFILKYNPSGTLVWAKKAGGTGNDIGYGINVSKNGSIFVAGMFRGTKSFGETLLTQVSGSNGFLAKFEPNGKFSWSRNTSGTAFNEFRKVSSDINGNAYVVGTISGDVLFGTIKMTSAGEKDASIAKYDSKGSLMWVMQGGGENEDEGMCISTDQAGNCYVGGEFTNAATFGRKFSGWLLQDIFVSRIK
- a CDS encoding NAD-dependent epimerase/dehydratase family protein yields the protein MIFVTGGTGLIGSHLLFDLVKKGEQVRALKRKNSNVDEVRKIFSYYSENPDELFSKIEWAEGDLLDIFSLEEAMKNISHVYHCGAIVSMNPKHGKKMIHTNVTGTANILNAALENKIQKFCYVSSVAALGIEKNGKEISEETNWNGQTEFSAYAVSKFFSENEVWRASQEGLNMVIVNPAIVIGPGNWNRSSGIIFKAAQKALPWYSSGGIAYVDVRDVTKAMIALMESEIKNERFIIASENMSFRNFTGMVHESLGKPLPNRKAGKLILEFVWRMDKLRSMLTGSLHILTKEIARYAVINLSYSNKKIKKVSGINFIPVSQSVKETAKHFLSDFSINKK